The DNA region TCTCGGTTTCGCATCAATCGGCCAGGTTTACAAGGCGACGTTAAAGGAAAACGGCATGGATGTTGCCGTAAAGGTTCAAAAGCCTGGAATCAGGGAAGTTATCGAGCCTGATGTAAAAATATTGATTAAAGTTGCCGGAACGGTAGACAAGTATGTTTCTAAATCAAGAACCTATAATTTACCTGCAATGGCCAAGGAATTTGAAAGATCCATCTTTAAAGAATTGAACTACCTGGAAGAAGTTAAAAACATCGGTAAAATAACCAAAAACTTTGAAGATGTTGAATACATCAAGATACCTGAAGTCTATCCTCAGCTTTGTACCTCCAAAGTCATTAACATGGAGCTTATCGACGGATATGAATTGCCTGACCTCTATGACAATGAAATTGAAGGAATCAACAACGCGGAAATTGCCCAGTACGGATGTCAATCCTATCTAAAGCAAGTGTTGATTGACGGATTTTTCCATGCAGACCCTCATCCGGGAAATCTCTTTGTAACCCGTGACAATAGGCTCTGCTACATTGATTTTGGAATGATAGGTGTCGTAAATGATACTTTCAGATCAAACTTCGCCCAATTGGTATTGCTCTTGCTGGATGGAAATTCACATCATCTCATCAATCAGTTGCTCTATATGAACATCATAACTCCTGAGCAGAACACTGATGAATTCAAGGAAGACATTGACGATTTGCTGAATTCATACCTCGGCGTTGACATGGACCAGATGGACGGCATATTCGATGATTTGATGAATGTCATGATTAGGCACAATATTATCCTTCCAAGGGAATTCGTAATGATTGGAAGGGGAATAATTCTCATTGAGGAAGCCGGAGACAAGCTTGATCCTCACTTCAACTTAACCGCTGAACTTGAAAAATTCGCTAAGGACATGATCAAGTCAAAATTCGAACCTGGAAATCTTGTAGGTGGCGGATTCAATTATATTGTTGAAATCGAGCATTTGCTGAAAGATTTGCCTGACAGGCTCAACAGCACTCTCGATAAGGTTGAAAAAGGCGAAATTGAATTAACTATGAACCACACTGGTTTGGATGACTTGAAAAATCAGCTGTCCATATCATTAATCGTATCCGCATTGCTTGTAGGTTCATCCATTGCAATCATGGCGGATAAGGGACCGAAAGTTTGGGATATTTCTGCAATCGGATTTTTAGGATTTCTATTCAGTGCAATTCTTGGAATCTATTTGATTATAAAGTATATAAGGAATTAACTTTCAAATTAAAAACTTGATGGTGGAATAATTAAATTCTTCTGTCAAGTTAAAAAGAGATTAAGTTAATAAAAAGGAGAAGGCAATTCCTCCTCAATCTACAGGGGTTGAGGTATCCTTGCCAAATAAGATGAACTTATTTCTCCCATTTTATTTTTTTGAATTAATTTTGGATAATCCGTCACTTCTTTTTTAATATGCCCGTACTTTTTTCCATCCCATTCAATTCAAATAAGTAACTATTTTAATATTAAAAAATAAAGTTAACATATTAAACAATATATTAGGAGATTGTATGTTAATTAAAGTTAATGGCAAAGAGATTGATGTGGCAGAAGGTTCAACAATCCAGGACGTTATTGATGAAACCAATGCCCCATATACTCCTGGTAGTATTATTTGTCTAATTAAGGGTAAAAAAGAACTGGAAAAGAATATAACTAAGTATAAAATTAAGACAACCCAAGGTTCTATCATTATCGAACTTTTAGATGATGAGGAGGCAAAACCTCTTGTTGACGTTTGGAAAAACCAGTATGAGGAATTCACCGACTTATCCATAAGGTGGTCCACCCCTACGGAAGTGGCAATCGGACCTATCGTAACCGATTTGGAGCCTACCCATGACGAATTCAAGTATTATGAGGGTGATGTTGTTTTAAGTTTATCTAGTTTCAGTAACGAGTCAACGCACTTGATTCTTCTTAAGGAAAATACCACTAACGTATATGGCGTGCCCCCATACAACAAGGGTATTTTTGCACGCATTATCGGTGGTAAAAAGACTTTGGCGGAATTGACTGATGACGATGAGGTAACTTCCATTGAACCGATCATTGAAAGAAGTACAACAACGGACAGCGCATCCGTTTCCGATTTGAGCACTGTTCTTGAAGCGGGAAATGAACTTTACACCTACATTTCCTTTGAAATTGATGAGAACTCACCGGTCTGTGTCGAACACTTGTTTTCATTAATTAAGGGCAATAGGATTAAGGTTCACTTTGATTCAAATTCATTTTTGGGCTTTTATGACCTTGAAGGCATTGACAAACCTAAGGAAAATACTACCCAAAGGGTACGAGGAACCATAACCATTAGAAATAATGGTGGCGGCGTAGGCAGAATGTACGTTTATCGTGAAAACAGGGTTTTAACCCCAAATCACACTACGGTGGGTAGAATCACTGCAGGAATGGAGCTTATTGATATTGCGAAAAAGGATGATTTCATTACTGTTGAATCCAAGCAGAAAAGATTGCTTCTGCTCAGCAAAAGTCAGGGCGAAGCAAGCAAATTGCTGGCCGAAGCCGGAATTGAGCATATCCGTGAAGGAGTTACCGATGATGATGGATTAATCGTAGAGCAGTCTCCTAGACATACCATTGATATTTTAAATGAAGGAAAAGTCGTAACAAAAGCCGTTGATCCTGAAAAAGTGGTTGAAGTTAAATTCGTTGACAATGCGCCAAGATCAGTCAAGTACTTTAAGTTAATATCCGGCCTTTTGGAAAACCCTGTCGGAAAAATCAAGATTCACTTTGCGGTGCCTGGAATGCACATTACCATCTTTGAAGGGGACAAAAAACTGGCTAAGGGACTCATTCCCGAAAACAACCCTGTAGATGTTGTAAATGAATGTGAAATTGGTATCACCAACATGTCTGCAAAGGCAGCAGGACTGATTGGTGTAAGGTTTGAGCCTAACAGGGAATTCGGACCGACTGCAGAATCATTTGGCGCTACAAACATTATAGGTAAAATGGTAGCCAATACTGAAGGTTTAGAAGATTTAAAAGAAGGAGTTGAAGTATATGTCAGAGAATCTATGTCCTAAAGTTAACATGAGTAGTGAAGATTGGGATCCGGACGTAATTACTCGTATGATAATTCTCGGACCTGGAGCTCGCGTAAGTGAAAGTGAGATTGTGGGAGAATTCCACATGCTTGGCCTTCCTTTAACAATCAAGAACACATGCTACGGATCAATGATTAGTGGCAAAAAGGAAGACGTTTACAAGGCGATTGAGGAAATCAGAAAGCTTGACCCTCCGCACATATTCACAAAGGAAAGAGGATTCGCTCCGGGTGACCCTAGAAGATGCAGGGGTCATAGATTCGGACCTAGGGAAGGATTCCATCAAATGGAAAAGGAATACACAATACTGGGTTATGTTGGCGAAGCTTTGGAAAATCCGAAAGACGTAACGGTTGAAAAGAAAAAACCGGTTAAAGTTGATGATTTTAAAGAAATAATGTATGAAAGTTTAGAAAACAAATAAAACAGGTGAAAATATGGTTAAAGTAGCTATTTATCCTCCAAATTCATTAATCTTGGCAGATTTAATTGAAAGGAAAGGTCATACTCCTTTGGTTCTTCAAAAACAAATTAGACAAAAGATAAAAGATCCGGAGATTGATTCTCCTCCGATGAACATTACAGAAGACGACCCGATTCAGGGTCTTAAATATGCGGCTATCGAGGTTCCGTCAGGTGTTCGTGGCAGAATGGCAATTATCGGACCTCTGATTGATGAGGCTGAAGCCGCAATCATCGTTGACGGCGCACCTTACGGTTTCGGTTGTATTGGTTGTGCAAGAACAAACGAATTATCAATATTCTTACTTAGGAATCGTGACATTCCTATTCTGGAAGTGGATTATCCGACAAATCAGGATGAAACCTACGTTATGGTAAACAACATCAATGAGTTCGTTGATTCACTAGAAGAAAAAGTTGAGGAGGAATAAAGATGGTTAAAATTGCTTTAGTTTCATGCGGAACTGAATATAGTGGAATTCAAAAGGAAATTGAAAAGGCAGCTAACAAGTTTGGTGCAGAAATTATTCTTCCCGAAATCGATTTGGATTACATTGATGAAGCTTATGAGAAATTCGGCTTTTCTGCTCAGAGTTCAAGTTTAAAGTTAATGATTGCAAGGGCAATGGCCATTGTCGAAGGCAGGTCAAAGCCTGATGCAGTATTTATCGCCACCTGTTTCAGATGTGCCGAAGCAGCACTTGTCAGAAATGAGGTAAGGCGTTTCATTCAGAACAATACTCGTATACCTGTAGTTACCTATTCATTCACTGAAAGGACTAAGGCTGACGAACTGTTCATACGTATGGAAGCTCTGGCCACTACAGTAACCAGAAGAAGTATTCTTGCACGTGAAAAGCAGGAAGGACTTACCCTCGGTCTGGACTCCGGCTCAACCACTACAAAGGCTGTTTTAATGGAAAACAACCAGGTTATCGGAACTGGCTGGACCGCAACCAAGGACATTATCGAATCCGCAAAGACTGCAGCAGCAGAAGCATTTGGCGAAACCGATTATGACTGGGATGATTTGGACGGTATCGGAACCACCGGTTATGGAAGGTTCACCATGGGTCAGGAATTCGGAGCCGAGCTCATTCAGGAAGAACTGTCCGTTAACGCAAAAGGCGCAGTATACCTTGCAGACCGTCAGAAAGGCGAAGCTACAGTATTGGACATCGGTGGTATGGACAACAAGGTAATTACCGTAAACAACGGTATTCCGGACAACTTTACCATGGGTGGTATCTGTGCAGGGGCATCCGGAAGATTTCTGGACATGACCTCCCGTAGGCTTGACGTTGACATTACTGAGCTTGGTCCTTTGGCAGTTCAGGGAGACTGGAGAAAGGCTATGCTTAACTCATACTGTATTGTATTCGGTATTCAGGACCTTGTTACTACTCTTGCTGCAGGCGGATCAAAGGCTGACGTTGCAGCGGCTGCATGTCACTCAGTATCAGAGCAGGTTTATGAACAGCAACTTCAGGAAATTGATATACGTGAACCTCTGATACA from Methanobrevibacter millerae includes:
- a CDS encoding methanogenesis marker 5 protein, coding for MVKVAIYPPNSLILADLIERKGHTPLVLQKQIRQKIKDPEIDSPPMNITEDDPIQGLKYAAIEVPSGVRGRMAIIGPLIDEAEAAIIVDGAPYGFGCIGCARTNELSIFLLRNRDIPILEVDYPTNQDETYVMVNNINEFVDSLEEKVEEE
- a CDS encoding ABC1 kinase family protein gives rise to the protein MGKEEKKVARKRFDEIMGVAKNHHLANLLKDKGEDENFEVSDLRYAMEELGPAFIKLGQLLATRPDMVGNEIADDLKLLRDNTPLTPFDEIREVIEGELGQPLEEIYSEFNEEPLGFASIGQVYKATLKENGMDVAVKVQKPGIREVIEPDVKILIKVAGTVDKYVSKSRTYNLPAMAKEFERSIFKELNYLEEVKNIGKITKNFEDVEYIKIPEVYPQLCTSKVINMELIDGYELPDLYDNEIEGINNAEIAQYGCQSYLKQVLIDGFFHADPHPGNLFVTRDNRLCYIDFGMIGVVNDTFRSNFAQLVLLLLDGNSHHLINQLLYMNIITPEQNTDEFKEDIDDLLNSYLGVDMDQMDGIFDDLMNVMIRHNIILPREFVMIGRGIILIEEAGDKLDPHFNLTAELEKFAKDMIKSKFEPGNLVGGGFNYIVEIEHLLKDLPDRLNSTLDKVEKGEIELTMNHTGLDDLKNQLSISLIVSALLVGSSIAIMADKGPKVWDISAIGFLGFLFSAILGIYLIIKYIRN
- the mmp3 gene encoding methyl-coenzyme M reductase-associated protein Mmp3 codes for the protein MLIKVNGKEIDVAEGSTIQDVIDETNAPYTPGSIICLIKGKKELEKNITKYKIKTTQGSIIIELLDDEEAKPLVDVWKNQYEEFTDLSIRWSTPTEVAIGPIVTDLEPTHDEFKYYEGDVVLSLSSFSNESTHLILLKENTTNVYGVPPYNKGIFARIIGGKKTLAELTDDDEVTSIEPIIERSTTTDSASVSDLSTVLEAGNELYTYISFEIDENSPVCVEHLFSLIKGNRIKVHFDSNSFLGFYDLEGIDKPKENTTQRVRGTITIRNNGGGVGRMYVYRENRVLTPNHTTVGRITAGMELIDIAKKDDFITVESKQKRLLLLSKSQGEASKLLAEAGIEHIREGVTDDDGLIVEQSPRHTIDILNEGKVVTKAVDPEKVVEVKFVDNAPRSVKYFKLISGLLENPVGKIKIHFAVPGMHITIFEGDKKLAKGLIPENNPVDVVNECEIGITNMSAKAAGLIGVRFEPNREFGPTAESFGATNIIGKMVANTEGLEDLKEGVEVYVRESMS
- a CDS encoding methanogenesis marker 6 protein, encoding MSENLCPKVNMSSEDWDPDVITRMIILGPGARVSESEIVGEFHMLGLPLTIKNTCYGSMISGKKEDVYKAIEEIRKLDPPHIFTKERGFAPGDPRRCRGHRFGPREGFHQMEKEYTILGYVGEALENPKDVTVEKKKPVKVDDFKEIMYESLENK
- a CDS encoding methanogenesis marker 15 protein produces the protein MVKIALVSCGTEYSGIQKEIEKAANKFGAEIILPEIDLDYIDEAYEKFGFSAQSSSLKLMIARAMAIVEGRSKPDAVFIATCFRCAEAALVRNEVRRFIQNNTRIPVVTYSFTERTKADELFIRMEALATTVTRRSILAREKQEGLTLGLDSGSTTTKAVLMENNQVIGTGWTATKDIIESAKTAAAEAFGETDYDWDDLDGIGTTGYGRFTMGQEFGAELIQEELSVNAKGAVYLADRQKGEATVLDIGGMDNKVITVNNGIPDNFTMGGICAGASGRFLDMTSRRLDVDITELGPLAVQGDWRKAMLNSYCIVFGIQDLVTTLAAGGSKADVAAAACHSVSEQVYEQQLQEIDIREPLIQVGGTSLISGLVEAVSETLGGIDVIVPEYSQHIGAVGAALLVSGMGHRQDNK